One Electrophorus electricus isolate fEleEle1 chromosome 10, fEleEle1.pri, whole genome shotgun sequence genomic region harbors:
- the gpn2 gene encoding GPN-loop GTPase 2, translating to MCSRRPQSSLCFGQVVIGPPGSGKTTYCRGVQEFLNHLGRKVVVINLDPANEKLPYQCAVDISELVTLDDVMEGLKLGPNGGLIYCMEYLTTNLDWLESKLNEHRDCYFLFDCPGQVELYTHHSSIRSIFAQLTKWNFRLTAVHLVDSHYCADPAKFISVLCTSLSTMLHVELPHVNVLSKMDLIEQYGKLAFNLDFYTEVMDLSYLVEHLAFDPFFKKFHHLNKKLAEVIQDYSLVSFVPLNVQDKGSMMQVLRTVDKANGYCFGDLEERNLQAMMSAAVGADFQFNSTLGVQERYVESNKKTLEEEVMEL from the exons ATGTGCTCTCGACGGCCACAGTCATCTCTGTGCTTTGGTCAAGTTGTTATTGGGCCACCCGGCTCAGGTAAAACAACCTACTGCCGTGGCGTGCAAGAGTTCTTGAACCATCTTGGACGTAAAGTTGTAGTGATAAACCTCGACCCTGCAAACGAAAAACTTCCATACCAGTGTGCAGTGGACATATCGGAGCTTGTTACCCTTGATGATGTGATGGAGGGTCTGAAACTAGGTCCTAATGGTGGCCTTATTTATTGTATGGAATACTTAACGACCAATTTGGACTGGTTAGAGAGTAAACTGAATGAACATCGTGACTGCTATTTCCTTTTCGACTGTCCTGGTCAGGTGGAGCTTTATACTCACCATAGCTCAATCAGAAGTATATTTGCCCAGCTAACAAAATGGAATTTCAGG TTGACTGCAGTGCATCTGGTGGACTCTCATTACTGTGCTGATCCAGCAAAGTTCATATCTGTGCTCTGCACATCCCTGTCCACTATGCTTCATGTAGAACTGCCTCATGTCAATGTTCTCTCCAAGATGGATCTTATTGAGCAGTATGGAAAGCTTG CCTTCAACCTTGATTTCTACACGGAAGTTATGGACCTGTCATACTTAGTGGAACATCTAGCATTTGACCCATTTTTTAAGAAGTTCCACCATCTAAACAAAAAGCTGGCTGAGGTGATTCAGGACTACAGTCTGGTGTCCTTCGTGCCTCTCAATGTGCAG GACAAGGGAAGCATGATGCAAGTCCTGCGCACAGTGGACAAGGCAAACGGCTACTGTTTTGGTGACTTGGAGGAAAGGAATCTGCAGGCCATGATGTCTGCTGCTGTCGGTGCAGATTTTCAGTTCAACTC AACCCTTGGGGTACAAGAGAGATATGTGGAATCCAACAAAAAGACTTTGGAAGAAGAGGTCATGGAATTGTAA
- the snip1 gene encoding smad nuclear-interacting protein 1: MDNRKRDKKSPVRDKIKIKEEKLSPVRPHRSRRSSSGSNHSSTSPPPKRRGSRSPVRGKDRSLERKARSSGRQRDRSPRGRRSPSPNHSTDVRIKREKDDQRERRNKPNERRAKREGDSPHQRQREGVQQRHRERSRERQSQLQQEAEREQHNERRRENRLRQEENSGNESHAFGGEQSEESAPAAEKEKPNFELSGALVEDTNTFRGVVIKYNEPPEARIPKRRWRLYPFKNDEPLPVMYIHRQSAYLLGRQRKIADIPIDHPSCSKQHAVFQYRLAEFTRADGTTGRRVKPYIIDLGSGNGTYLNNQRIDPQRYYELKEKDVLKFGFSSREYVLLHEFSDTAEVDAKREEEDEDEGLDE, translated from the exons ATGGATAACAGAAAACGAGACAAAAAGTCTCCTGTTCGTGATAAGATCaaaataaaggaagaaaaactTAGCCCCGTTAGGCCTCACAGATCACGCCGTTCGAGTTCCGGCTCAAACCATAGCAGTACCAGCCCTCCGCCGAAGAGACGGGGATCTCG ATCGCCCGTCAGAGGAAAAGACAGATCGCTAGAAAGAAAGGCTCGGTCGTCAGGACGACAACGGGACAGGTCCCCGCGAGGCCGGAGAAGTCCGAGTCCTAATCACAGCACTGATGTTCGGATAAAGCGG GAAAAAGATGACCAGCGTGAACGACGGAATAAGCCCAATGAGCGGCGGGCCAAAAGAGAAGGAGACTCGCCTCATCAGAGACAACGTGAAGGAGTGCAGCAGCGGCATAGAGAGAGGTCACGTGAGCGGCAATCACAACTCCAGCAGGAAGCTGAAAGGGAACAGCACAATGAGCGTCGCAGAGAAAACCGTCTTAGGCAGGAGGAAAACAGTGGAAATGAGTCGCATGCCTTTGGTGGTGAACAGAGCGAAGAGTCTGCTCCTGCTGCTGAGAAAGAAAAACCCAACTTTGAACTCTCAGGTGCCCTGGTGGAGGACACCAACACATTCCGAGGAGTGGTTATTAAGTACAATGAGCCACCTGAGGCTCGAATCCCTAAGAGGAGGTGGCGATTGTACCCCTTCAAAAATGATGAGCCACTGCCAGTGATGTACATCCACCGGCAGAGTGCCTACTTGCTTGGAAGACAAAGGAAGATAGCTGATATACCTATTGACCACCCTTCTTGTTCCAAACAGCATGCTGTCTTTCAGTACAG GCTTGCAGAGTTCACCCGAGCAGATGGCACCACAGGCCGGAGAGTGAAGCCCTACATTATTGACTTGGGCTCAGGCAATGGCACGTACCTAAATAATCAGCGCATAGATCCACAGCGGTACTACGAGCTGAAAGAGAAGGATGTGCTGAAGTTTGGCTTCAGCAGTCGCGAGTATGTGCTCCTGCATGAATTTTCTGACACAGCTGAGGTTGATGctaagagagaagaagaggatgaggatgaaggcCTTGATGAGTAG